A genomic stretch from Sander vitreus isolate 19-12246 chromosome 17, sanVit1, whole genome shotgun sequence includes:
- the LOC144532525 gene encoding isoaspartyl peptidase/L-asparaginase, translated as MAEGFSPGMKQEDHERNLKMSAVVVVHGGAWAIPDDLAKASVDGVKVASCEGFSVLRRGGSALDAVEAAVRALEENTVFNAGHGSVLNADGEVELDAMIMDGRTLASGAVSSVKNIANPVSLARAVMEKTTHIMLSSRGANLFAESIGMATVPTDTLVTEYERKEWEKHNNYLTGVMQDFNSQWTHDTVGAVSVDSAGNVACATSTGGIRNKMVGRVGDSPIIGSGGYADNFSGAVSCTGHGESILKVTLARLILSHIEQGKSVADSSQLSLQYMGERVRGAGGAIVVSPSGQWAVTFTTERMAWAAVDHDVLWYGLDPNERSKEQLSQYI; from the exons ATGGCGGAGGGATTCTCCCCCGGGATGAAGCAAGAAGATCACGAAAG GAACTTAAAGATGTCAGCAGTCGTAGTCGTGCACGGTGGGGCGTGGGCCATACCAGATGACCTGGCCAAGGCCTCTGTTGATGGAGTAAAGGTTGCATCATGTGAAGGGTTTTCAGTGTTGAGAAGAGGAGGTAGTGCACTGGATGCTGTTGAGGCAGCTGTGAGGGCTCTGGAAGAAAACACTGTGTTTAATGCAG GGCATGGATCAGTGCTAAATGCTGATGGAGAAGTGGAGCTGGATGCCATGATCATGGATGGAAGGACACTTGCCAGTGGTGCTGTGTCTTCAGTGAAAAACATTGCCAACCCTGTGTCACTGGCACGGGCAGTGATGGAAAAG ACAACCCACATCATGTTGTCAAGCAGAGGTGCAAACCTGTTTGCAGAGAGCATTGGCATGGCCACAGTTCCCACTGATACACTGGTGACTGAGTATGAGAGGAAAGAGTGGGAGAAACATAATAATTATCTCACTGGAGTAATGCAGGATTTCAACTCTCAGTG GACCCATGATACTGTTGGAGCAGTGTCTGTGGACTCTGCTGGTAATGTTGCATGTGCAACATCAACTGGAGGGATCAGAAATAAAATGGTTGGCAGAGTGGGAGACTCTCCGATCATTG GCTCTGGAGGATACGCAGACAACTTTAGTGGTGCAGTGTCTTGTACCGGTCATGGAGAGTCTATTCTTAAAGTCACACTGGCCAGACTCATTCTTTCACATATTGAACAAG GTAAATCAGTAGCAGATTCTTCACAGTTGTCTCTGCAGTACATGGGAGAACGTGTCCGTGGTGCAGGAGGCGCTATTGTAGTTTCTCCGTCAGGACAGTGGGCAGTCACATTTACCACAGAGCGAATGGCTTGGGCAGCAGTGGATCATGATGTTCTTTGGTATGGATTAGACCCAAATGAAAGATCTAAAGAGCAGTTATCccaatatatatag